Proteins encoded together in one Salvelinus fontinalis isolate EN_2023a chromosome 6, ASM2944872v1, whole genome shotgun sequence window:
- the LOC129858700 gene encoding stanniocalcin-2-like isoform X1: protein MLVKFAIALLVLSVLEQVVGLDNIDVHDNPSEKPASQKGRMSLQNTAEIQHCLVSAGDVGCGVFECFENNSCEIRGLQEICLTFLHNAGKFDSQGKSFIKDALKCMAHGLRHKFSCISRKCLAIKEMVFQLQRECYLRHNLCSAAKENVAVMVEMIHFQDLFPKGPYVELVNILLSCGEEVKEALTRSVRLQCEQNWGALCDSLSVCSSLTPPPGQSPASPDHRRHGSPHSEPDHARPPRQGDKDKSSKGGFNVHPRSRSQGPRRQSPEAGVVAEQEDPEATDIRR from the exons ATGTTGGTCAAATTTGCAATAGCGCTGTTGGTTTTGTCAGTTTTGGAGCAAGTGGTGGGATTGGATAATATCGATGTTCATGACAACCCGTCAGAGAAACCGGCCAGCCAGAAAGGACGTATGTCTCTGCAGAACACAG CTGAGATCCAGCACTGTCTGGTGAGTGCAGGAGACGTGGGCTGCGGTGTGTTTGAGTGTTTTGAGAACAACTCTTGTGAGATCAGAGGCCTGCAGGAGATCTGTCTGACCTTCCTACACAACGCCGGAAAGTTTGATTCCCAG GGTAAGTCGTTCATCAAGGATGCTCTGAAGTGCATGGCCCACGGTCTGAGACACAAGTTCAGCTGCATCAGCAGGAAGTGCCTGGCCATTAAAGAGATGGTGTTCCAGCTGCAGAGAGAGTGCTACCTCAGACACAACCTGTGTTCTGCAGCCAAGGAGAACGTTGCTGTCATGGTGGAGATGATCCACTTCCAGGACCTCTTCCCTAAAGG GCCATATGTGGAGCTGGTTAACATCCTACTGAGctgtggggaggaggtgaaggaggcCTTAACCAGGAGCGTCCGGCtgcagtgtgagcagaactggGGGGCTCTCTGTGACAGCCTGAgtgtctgctcttccctcaccCCCCCTCCCGGTCAGTCCCCCGCCTCCCCCGACCACCGCCGCCACGGGTCCCCCCACTCTGAGCCAGACCACGCCCGACCCCCCCGACAGGGGGACAAGGACAAGTCCAGTAAAGGAGGCTTCAATGTCCACCCCCGCAGCCGCAGCCAGGGTCCCCGCCGACAGAGCCCCGAGGCTGGGGTGGTGGCGGAGCAGGAAGACCCTGAGGCCACAGACATCCGGAGGTGA
- the LOC129858700 gene encoding stanniocalcin-2-like isoform X2: protein MLVKFAIALLVLSVLEQVVGLDNIDVHDNPSEKPASQKGRMSLQNTAEIQHCLVSAGDVGCGVFECFENNSCEIRGLQEICLTFLHNAGKFDSQLQRECYLRHNLCSAAKENVAVMVEMIHFQDLFPKGPYVELVNILLSCGEEVKEALTRSVRLQCEQNWGALCDSLSVCSSLTPPPGQSPASPDHRRHGSPHSEPDHARPPRQGDKDKSSKGGFNVHPRSRSQGPRRQSPEAGVVAEQEDPEATDIRR from the exons ATGTTGGTCAAATTTGCAATAGCGCTGTTGGTTTTGTCAGTTTTGGAGCAAGTGGTGGGATTGGATAATATCGATGTTCATGACAACCCGTCAGAGAAACCGGCCAGCCAGAAAGGACGTATGTCTCTGCAGAACACAG CTGAGATCCAGCACTGTCTGGTGAGTGCAGGAGACGTGGGCTGCGGTGTGTTTGAGTGTTTTGAGAACAACTCTTGTGAGATCAGAGGCCTGCAGGAGATCTGTCTGACCTTCCTACACAACGCCGGAAAGTTTGATTCCCAG CTGCAGAGAGAGTGCTACCTCAGACACAACCTGTGTTCTGCAGCCAAGGAGAACGTTGCTGTCATGGTGGAGATGATCCACTTCCAGGACCTCTTCCCTAAAGG GCCATATGTGGAGCTGGTTAACATCCTACTGAGctgtggggaggaggtgaaggaggcCTTAACCAGGAGCGTCCGGCtgcagtgtgagcagaactggGGGGCTCTCTGTGACAGCCTGAgtgtctgctcttccctcaccCCCCCTCCCGGTCAGTCCCCCGCCTCCCCCGACCACCGCCGCCACGGGTCCCCCCACTCTGAGCCAGACCACGCCCGACCCCCCCGACAGGGGGACAAGGACAAGTCCAGTAAAGGAGGCTTCAATGTCCACCCCCGCAGCCGCAGCCAGGGTCCCCGCCGACAGAGCCCCGAGGCTGGGGTGGTGGCGGAGCAGGAAGACCCTGAGGCCACAGACATCCGGAGGTGA